One window of the Chryseotalea sp. WA131a genome contains the following:
- a CDS encoding FKBP-type peptidyl-prolyl cis-trans isomerase yields the protein MKNYLVASLLILTVLASCTNSKETMSGFKYTLLREGKGAKVDSGKYAVVSFYFKDGKDSIWNDTRKTGYPGVILIGGDAFIKGDAVMEVLKKLTKGDSVTFNVKAKTLFQNTFRQNIPFGIDTAQLFTFNIGVQDIIDEEGKNKLQQDLIAKENAKMLKDQQEQFAKDTVLIDDYLKSKNVSALKTASGLRYVITQEGKGENAKAGQKVQVNYCGYLLNGKYFDCSTEAAAKEHGVFSEGRKPYLPLDGQQQLIPGMEEAIRLMNKGAKITVYIPSTLAYGNQRRSADIIENSILVFDMEMLDIEKTK from the coding sequence ATGAAAAATTACCTTGTTGCCTCCCTATTGATTTTAACAGTATTGGCTTCCTGCACCAACTCTAAAGAAACCATGTCAGGATTTAAATATACGTTGCTGCGCGAAGGTAAAGGAGCAAAGGTAGATTCAGGAAAATATGCAGTAGTGTCATTTTATTTTAAAGATGGCAAAGACTCCATTTGGAACGACACGCGCAAAACTGGTTACCCGGGTGTGATATTGATAGGTGGTGATGCTTTTATAAAAGGCGATGCAGTAATGGAAGTGTTAAAAAAATTGACCAAGGGAGATAGTGTAACTTTCAATGTAAAGGCCAAAACCCTCTTTCAAAATACTTTTCGCCAAAACATACCGTTTGGCATCGACACTGCTCAACTCTTCACCTTCAACATAGGCGTGCAGGACATTATTGATGAAGAAGGAAAAAACAAACTGCAACAGGATTTGATAGCAAAGGAAAACGCCAAAATGTTGAAAGATCAACAGGAACAGTTTGCGAAAGACACGGTCTTGATTGATGATTATTTGAAATCAAAAAATGTAAGTGCTCTTAAGACAGCATCTGGGCTTCGCTACGTGATTACTCAAGAAGGCAAAGGCGAGAATGCAAAAGCTGGCCAAAAAGTACAGGTAAACTATTGCGGATATTTATTGAATGGTAAGTATTTTGATTGTAGCACAGAAGCTGCCGCAAAAGAGCATGGTGTTTTTTCGGAAGGAAGAAAGCCTTATTTGCCGCTGGATGGACAACAGCAATTGATTCCGGGTATGGAAGAAGCCATCCGGTTGATGAACAAAGGGGCAAAAATCACGGTATATATTCCTTCAACGCTTGCTTATGGAAATCAAAGAAGAAGTGCCGACATTATTGAAAACTCAATTTTAGTATTTGATATGGAAATGTTGGATATTGAAAAAACAAAATGA